TGAGGTAGAAGGCTATTTTATTCATGTATTAGAGACTTCACAGGGTAGCTTATTTAATATTAGACCATTAACGCAGTTTAGCCATTTTGATTTTATGAATCCTTTATCAAACAAAGTATTAAATTCCATATCAGATGGCATTACCATATGTGATAGCGATGGGAAAATATTATTTCAAAATGATATTGATATCGAAATTGTCGGTATTAATTTAATGGGAAGATATGCAAAAGACGCTATAGCTGAAGGATTAATGAGTGATTCTATATCCATGAAAGTCATCGAATCGAAAGAAAAAGTAACCATACTGCAAACGTTCATTAATGGAAAATGCTTTTTAGTGACGGGCAAGCCAATATTTGATGAAAAGGGTGAGTTGCAATACGTAGTAGCCATTACACGTGATATGACCCAGTTAAAATTACTAGAGACAGAAGTGAAAAAATTAGAGGTTCAAAACGAAAATTTTAAAAATAAGCTACAAGCATTACATAATAAAGAGGCGACAACAAGTAGTTTAATCGCTGTATCTCCTGCAATGATGGATGTTGTAAATCGCGTGATGAGGATTGCGGAGGTAGATTCTACTGTATTAATTGGTGGTGAATCGGGCGTTGGTAAAGAAGAAATTACAAAGCTAATTCATGCAAATAGTAGACGTAGCCATAAGCAAATATTAACGATTAACTGTAGTGCAATACCTGAAAATCTATTAGAAACCGAGCTTTTTGGCTATGAGGGAGGAGCATTTACAGGAGCGTCTAGAGGTGGGAAGGCTGGGTTATTTGAAATTGCGTCAGGTGGTACAGTATTTTTAGATGAAATTGGAGAGATGCCTTTGCTACTACAGGCAAAATTATTACGTGTGCTCCAAGAGTCAGAGGTTCAACGTATTGGTAGTGGGAGGCCTATTTCTATTGATGTCCGCATCATTGCAGCAACGAATCGCAATTTGGCAGAAATGGTGAGACAAGGTAGTTTCCGTGAGGATTTATATTATCGTTTAAATATTATCCCCATTGAAATTCCACCATTAAGACAACGTCGTCAGGATATTATTCCACTAGTCCATCATTTTTTAGCTGTCATTGGAGAGAAATACGGGATTCATCGAACAATTGAGTCATCGGCCATGAAAATATTAGTGTCCTATGATTGGCCAGGAAATATACGTCAGCTTAAAAATATGGTGGAACGAATTTGCTTATTAGCTACACAACCAGAAATAACAGTATATACAGTACAACAAGAATTAGATTGTAATACAACGAATATTCGTGATATCGAAAATGCGGAGCAACTACCTAAGTTACAGGAATCAGCTGTTACAACCATGTTTAGTGGCACATTAAAGGAGCAAGTAGCTGCTTTTGAAAAGCAAATTATTAAGCAGGCATTGTCTAAATATCCAAGTATTA
This genomic stretch from Lysinibacillus pakistanensis harbors:
- a CDS encoding sigma-54 interaction domain-containing protein — its product is MSITELHKDEHFFLVKNEEVIVKSDIQIELLEKMIKKYSKGTETYEVEGYFIHVLETSQGSLFNIRPLTQFSHFDFMNPLSNKVLNSISDGITICDSDGKILFQNDIDIEIVGINLMGRYAKDAIAEGLMSDSISMKVIESKEKVTILQTFINGKCFLVTGKPIFDEKGELQYVVAITRDMTQLKLLETEVKKLEVQNENFKNKLQALHNKEATTSSLIAVSPAMMDVVNRVMRIAEVDSTVLIGGESGVGKEEITKLIHANSRRSHKQILTINCSAIPENLLETELFGYEGGAFTGASRGGKAGLFEIASGGTVFLDEIGEMPLLLQAKLLRVLQESEVQRIGSGRPISIDVRIIAATNRNLAEMVRQGSFREDLYYRLNIIPIEIPPLRQRRQDIIPLVHHFLAVIGEKYGIHRTIESSAMKILVSYDWPGNIRQLKNMVERICLLATQPEITVYTVQQELDCNTTNIRDIENAEQLPKLQESAVTTMFSGTLKEQVAAFEKQIIKQALSKYPSIRQAAKSLGCDQSTLVRKIQKFQLTRHISYKE